A DNA window from Mycobacterium sp. IDR2000157661 contains the following coding sequences:
- a CDS encoding MFS transporter, with the protein MRSWIVWATGLFAYIVAVLDRTTLGVSGLDAADRFSASPSLLSTFVVLQVIVYACAQVPAGLLLDRFGSKAMILTGAALMASGQLVLAFAESLPVAIAARAVLGLGDAFTFISVLRLVPHWFTPRQVPLVTQLTGICGQLGQVLSAVPFFTVLAAWGWSTAYASVAALGVLSMVLTLALVENTPRGNLVEAETMSVRETLASVKTVWLRPGTRLGFFTHMGTQFSVTVFALMWGVPYLTEAQGVSASVAGTLLTVSVVAAISSGILVGIFTGRRPHRRSRLVLGIIASNALVWSVVLALPGPAPLWLLIVLIVVISVGGPGSMVGFDFARTFNPGATLGAASGLVNMGGFVASLLVMQAMGVILDAAGEISFDSFRWAWTAQYVIWTVAVVGILITRRKARRLMRLNELNPQVASGHLLLEGADAALETGVNPAAD; encoded by the coding sequence GTGCGTTCCTGGATCGTGTGGGCCACCGGCCTGTTCGCCTACATCGTCGCCGTGTTGGACCGCACCACACTCGGCGTTTCGGGCCTGGACGCTGCCGACCGGTTCTCAGCCAGCCCCAGTCTGCTGTCGACGTTCGTCGTCTTGCAGGTCATCGTTTATGCCTGCGCGCAGGTTCCCGCGGGGCTGCTGCTCGACCGTTTCGGCTCGAAGGCCATGATCCTGACCGGTGCCGCGCTGATGGCGTCGGGGCAGCTCGTGCTGGCCTTCGCTGAATCGCTGCCGGTGGCCATCGCGGCGCGGGCGGTGCTCGGCCTCGGCGATGCCTTTACGTTCATCTCCGTGCTGCGGCTCGTGCCGCACTGGTTCACCCCGCGGCAGGTTCCGCTCGTGACCCAGCTGACCGGGATCTGCGGACAGCTTGGACAGGTGCTCTCTGCGGTGCCGTTCTTCACCGTGTTGGCGGCGTGGGGCTGGAGCACCGCCTACGCATCGGTGGCCGCTCTGGGCGTGCTGTCGATGGTGCTGACGCTGGCGCTGGTGGAGAACACCCCGCGGGGCAATCTGGTCGAGGCCGAGACGATGTCGGTGCGCGAGACGCTGGCCAGCGTCAAGACCGTGTGGCTACGCCCGGGAACCCGCCTGGGGTTCTTCACTCACATGGGCACTCAGTTCTCGGTGACGGTGTTCGCGCTGATGTGGGGTGTGCCCTATCTGACAGAGGCGCAGGGCGTGTCCGCGAGCGTCGCGGGCACCCTGCTGACGGTGTCGGTGGTGGCGGCCATCTCCTCGGGGATCCTCGTCGGCATCTTCACCGGACGCCGACCCCACCGGCGCTCGCGCCTGGTGCTGGGGATAATCGCCAGCAACGCCCTGGTGTGGTCGGTGGTGCTGGCACTGCCCGGCCCGGCGCCGCTGTGGCTGCTCATCGTGTTGATCGTGGTGATCTCCGTCGGGGGTCCCGGCTCGATGGTCGGGTTCGACTTCGCGCGCACGTTCAACCCGGGCGCGACCCTGGGCGCCGCGTCAGGGCTGGTCAACATGGGCGGCTTCGTTGCCTCGCTGCTCGTGATGCAGGCGATGGGCGTCATCCTCGACGCCGCGGGCGAGATCTCGTTCGATTCGTTCCGATGGGCGTGGACGGCGCAGTACGTGATCTGGACGGTTGCGGTCGTCGGGATCCTGATCACGCGCCGCAAGGCCCGTCGCCTGATGCGGCTCAACGAACTCAATCCGCAGGTCGCCTCCGGGCACCTGCTGTTGGAGGG
- a CDS encoding MerR family transcriptional regulator, producing MTEYRLDELAQISGVSARNIRAYRERGLLDPPRRVGRSAVYDDYHLSQLRTINQLHRRGFNSAHIAEFFTSLRQGADLADILGLQRAVLGPRTDSADEGTGAETTARDPAIDAGSDEARRLVDYGLAEVVDDMVKVTDPAVRKVITRSDDPLVYIRVLLHIVEATRDAIDGLAGGFVHGLDECIAARFGAVHAPGPGQTEELGQVVRDYRELWNGVVSGRLERALQEHVTATDSEYAAGILLGGRREAGST from the coding sequence GTGACTGAGTACCGTCTCGACGAACTCGCCCAGATCTCCGGGGTCAGCGCCCGCAACATCCGGGCTTACCGGGAGCGCGGGCTGCTCGACCCCCCGCGGCGGGTGGGGCGATCCGCGGTCTACGACGATTACCACCTCTCGCAGCTGCGCACCATCAACCAGCTGCACCGCCGCGGCTTCAACTCCGCCCACATCGCCGAGTTCTTCACGAGCTTGCGCCAAGGCGCCGATCTGGCCGACATCCTGGGTCTGCAGCGGGCGGTCCTGGGTCCGCGCACCGATTCCGCAGACGAGGGCACCGGCGCGGAGACCACCGCCCGCGATCCGGCGATCGACGCCGGCAGTGACGAGGCGCGCCGGCTCGTCGACTACGGCCTGGCCGAGGTGGTCGACGACATGGTCAAGGTGACCGACCCCGCGGTGCGCAAGGTCATCACGCGGTCGGATGACCCTCTGGTCTACATACGGGTGCTGCTGCACATCGTCGAGGCGACGCGGGACGCGATCGACGGGTTGGCGGGCGGGTTCGTCCACGGGCTCGACGAGTGCATCGCCGCTCGGTTCGGCGCCGTCCACGCGCCCGGACCCGGCCAGACCGAAGAGCTGGGCCAGGTGGTGCGGGACTACCGCGAGCTGTGGAACGGAGTCGTGTCGGGCCGGTTGGAAAGGGCGTTGCAGGAACACGTCACGGCGACCGACTCCGAGTACGCGGCAGGCATCCTCCTCGGCGGCCGACGGGAGGCCGGCTCCACCTGA
- a CDS encoding DUF1906 domain-containing protein codes for MSRRAVLRGAVCAPAALAVGAGLQGLAPTAPASAAPLGILLDYAAGVIKASDIKASGALGAIRYVSDRRPGGEWMLGKPIVLAEARDLYQGGLKIVSCYQYGKQDTADWLAGQSAGIAHAKRGWELHVAAGGSNGAPIYASIDDDPTFEQYKRQVAPYLRGWEAVLGRQRVGVYANSKTIEWAMQDGIGTYYWQHNWGSPGKVAHPAAHLHQVEIDERSVGGVGVDINHILKPRYGQWD; via the coding sequence ATGTCCCGGCGCGCCGTGCTCAGAGGCGCCGTCTGCGCACCCGCCGCGTTGGCCGTCGGTGCCGGCCTTCAGGGGCTGGCACCGACGGCGCCCGCCTCCGCGGCGCCGCTGGGCATCCTGCTCGACTACGCGGCCGGCGTGATCAAGGCCAGCGACATAAAAGCATCAGGCGCACTCGGCGCGATCCGCTACGTTTCCGACCGCCGCCCCGGCGGAGAGTGGATGCTGGGCAAGCCGATCGTGCTGGCCGAAGCGCGCGACCTCTACCAGGGCGGCCTGAAGATCGTGTCGTGCTACCAGTACGGCAAGCAGGACACCGCCGACTGGCTCGCCGGCCAGAGCGCGGGCATCGCGCACGCCAAACGCGGCTGGGAACTTCATGTCGCCGCGGGCGGCTCAAACGGCGCGCCGATCTACGCCTCAATCGACGACGACCCGACATTCGAGCAGTACAAGCGGCAGGTGGCGCCGTATCTGCGCGGCTGGGAAGCCGTGCTGGGCCGGCAGCGGGTCGGCGTCTACGCCAACTCCAAGACCATCGAATGGGCCATGCAGGACGGCATCGGAACCTACTACTGGCAGCACAACTGGGGATCGCCGGGGAAAGTCGCCCATCCGGCCGCACATCTGCACCAGGTGGAGATCGACGAGCGCTCCGTGGGCGGCGTCGGCGTGGACATCAACCACATCTTGAAGCCTCGCTACGGACAGTGGGACTAA